A stretch of the Oncorhynchus mykiss isolate Arlee unplaced genomic scaffold, USDA_OmykA_1.1 un_scaffold_415, whole genome shotgun sequence genome encodes the following:
- the LOC118956069 gene encoding histone H2A produces MSGRGKTGGKARAKAKTRSSRAGLQFPVGRVHRLLRKGNYAERVGAGAPVYLAAVLEYLTAEILELAGNAARDNKKTRIIPRHLQLAVRNDEELNKLLGGVTIAQGGVLPNIQAVLLPKKTEKAVKAK; encoded by the coding sequence ATGAGCGGAAGAGGCAAAACCGGAGGCAAGGCCAGGGCGAAGGCAAAGACACGTTCATCCCGTGCCGGGCTCCAGTTCCCCGTGGGCCGTGTGCACAGGCTGCTGCGTAAAGGCAACTACGCCGAGCGTGTGGGCGCTGGCGCACCAGTGTACCTGGCCGCAGTGCTCGAGTACCTGACTGCTGAGATCCTGGAGTTGGCCGGAAACGCTGCCCGTGACAACAAGAAGACTCGTATCATCCCCCGTCACCTGCAGCTGGCAGTCCGTAACGACGAGGAGCTGAACAAACTGCTTGGCGGCGTGACCATCGCGCAGGGTGGTGTTCTGCCCAACATCCAGGCAGTGCTGCTCCCCAAGAAGACTGAGAAGGCCGTCAAAGCCAAGTAA
- the LOC118956094 gene encoding histone H1, which yields MAEVAPAPAAAAPAKAPKKKAAAKPKKAGPSVGELIVKAVSASKERSGVSLAALKKSLAAGGYDVEKNNSRVKIAVKSLVTKGTLVQTKGTGASGSFKLNKKAVEAKKPAKKAAAPKAKKVAAKKPAAAKKPKKVAAKKAVAAKKSPKKAKKPATPKKAAKSPKKVKKPAAAAKKAAKSPKKATKAAKPKAAKPKAAKAKKAAPKKK from the coding sequence ATGGCAGAAGTCGCACCAGCACCCGCCGCCGCCGCGCCGGCCAAGGCACCCAAGAAGAAGGCAGCAGCCAAGCCCAAGAAAGCGGGACCCAGCGTAGGCGAGCTCATCGTCAAGGCGGTGTCCGCCTCCAAGGAGAGGAGCGGCGTGTCCCTGGCCGCGCTCAAGAAGTCTCTGGCGGCAGGCGGCTACGACGTGGAGAAGAACAACTCCCGTGTCAAGATCGCCGTCAAGAGCCTCGTCACCAAGGGCACCCTGGTCCAGACTAAGGGCACCGGTGCTTCCGGCTCCTTCAAGCTCAACAAGAAGGCCGTCGAGGCAAAGAAGCCCGCCAAGAAAGCCGCAGCCCCCAAAGCTAAGAAGGTGGCCGCCAAGAAGCCCGCCGCCGCCAAGAAGCCCAAGAAGGTAGCAGCCAAGAAGGCCGTGGCCGCAAAGAAGTCCCCCAAGAAGGCCAAGAAGCCCGCTACACCCAAAAAGGCCGCCAAGAGCCCAAAGAAGGTGAAGAAGCCCGCCGCAGCGGCCAAGAAAGCGGCCAAGAGCCCCAAGAAGGCTACCAAGGCAGCGAAGCCCAAAGCCGCCAAGCCCAAGGCGGCCAAGGCCAAGAAGGCAGCCCCCAAGAAGAAGTAA
- the LOC118956096 gene encoding histone H3-like, producing MSRRRCRLYKLHIGILRLYSDCERRKLASAMARTKQTARKSTGGKAPRKQLATKAARKSAPATGGVKKPHRYRPGTVALREIRRYQKSTELLIRKLPFQRLVREIAQDFKTDLRFQSSAVMALQEASEAYLVGLFEDTNLCAIHAKRVTIMPKDIQLARRIRGERA from the coding sequence atgagcagaCGCCGCTGCCGGCTTTATAAACTTCACATAGGCATTTTGAGGCTATACTCCGACTGTGAAAGAAGGAAGCTAGCTAGCGCCATGGCCAGAACCAAGCAAACCGCTCGCAAATCCACCGGTGGCAAAGCACCCAGGAAGCAGCTCGCCACCAAGGCTGCGCGCAAGAGCGCCCCGGCCACCGGCGGCGTGAAGAAGCCTCACCGTTACAGGCCCGGCACCGTGGCTCTTAGAGAGATCCGTCGTTACCagaagtccactgagctgctgatccgcaaactgcctttccagcgcctggtgcgagaaattgcccaggactttaagaccgacctgcgcttccagagttccgcagtgatggccctgcaggaggcaagcgaggcttacctggtcggcctgttcgaggacaccaacctgtgcgccatccacgccaagagggtgaccatcatgcccaaggacatccagctggcccgtcgtattcgcggagagcgcgcataa